One Mugil cephalus isolate CIBA_MC_2020 chromosome 10, CIBA_Mcephalus_1.1, whole genome shotgun sequence genomic window carries:
- the LOC125014413 gene encoding CUGBP Elav-like family member 2 isoform X3 yields MARVQSNGSKMNGSLEHLDQPDPDSIKMFVGQIPRSWSETELKELFEPFGAVHQINILRDRTQNPPQSKGCCFVTFYTRKAALEAQNALHNIKTLSGMHHPIQMKPADSEKTSAVEDRKLFIGMVSKKYGENEVRMMFSSFGQIEECRILRGPDGQSRGCAFVTFATRAMAQNAIKTMHHSQTMEGCSSPLVVKFADTQRDKEQRRLQQQLVQQIQQLNSASTWGNLAGLGSLTPQYLALLQQATSTSNQGSFNGIQRLGAGVNPLQLQNLATLAAAAAAAQSSGSPTSTNALSANSGALGALASPGSTAASSAGAAMNTLASLGTLQGLTGTSVGLNNLNALTSSVGMGAMNGGLGASMANGSAASSMDALTQAYSGMQQYTASALPSLYSQSLLQQSIAGSQKEVGPEGANLFIYHLPQEFGDQDLLQMFMPFGNVVSAKVFIDKQTNLSKCFGFVSYDNPVSAQAAIQAMNGFQIGMKRLKVQLKRSKNDSKPY; encoded by the exons caacggCAGCAAGATGAACGGGTCGCTGGAACACTTGGACCAGCCAGACCCAGACTCCATCAAGATGTTTGTGGGACAGATTCCACGTTCCTGGTCAGAAACAGAACTAAAAGAGCTTTTTGAGCCCTTCGGAGCTGTGCACCAGATCAACATCCTCCGTGATCGTACTCAGAATCCCCCTCAGAGCAAAG GATGctgttttgtaactttttatACAAGAAAAGCTGCACTGGAGGCCCAGAATGCACTGCACAACATAAAGACCTTAAGTGGG ATGCATCATCCTATCCAGATGAAACCCGCTGACAGCGAGAAAACCAGTG CGGTAGAAGACAGAAAACTCTTTATCGGAATGGTTTCGAAGAAATACGGCGAGAATGAGGTCAGGATGATGTTCTCGTCTTTCGGTCAGATCGAAGAGTGCCGAATCCTCCGGGGACCAGACGGTCAGAGCAGAG GCTGTGCGTTTGTCACATTTGCTACCAGGGCAATGGCACAGAATGCAATCAAAACCATGCATCACTCTCAAACTATGGAG GGCTGTTCCTCACCTTTGGTGGTGAAGTTTgccgacacacagagagataaGGAGCAGCGGCGCCTGCAGCAACAACTAGTGCAGCAAATTCAGCAGCTCAACAGCGCCTCCACTTGGGGGAACCTTGCTGGGCTGGGGAGCCTTACACCGCAGTACCTGGCT TTGCTGCAGCAGGCCACGTCTACCAGTAACCAAGGCAGTTTCAACGGCATTCAGAGGCTAGGAG CGGGAGTGAATCCACTTCAGCTGCAGAACTTGGCTACGTTGGCCGCCGCCGCGGCTGCAGCCCAGAGTTCTGGCAGCCCGACTTCCACCAACGCCCTGTCTGCAAACAGTGGAGCCCTGGGAGCTCTGGCCAGTCCAG GGTCGACAGCAGCGTCCAGCGCCGGTGCCGCCATGAACACCTTGGCGTCTCTGGGCACCCTCCAGGGTCTCACTGGGACTTCTGTGGGCCTCAACAATCTCAACGCTCTCACCAGCAGCGTCG GTATGGGGGCCATGAACGGTGGCCTGGGAGCCTCCATGGCCAACGGGTCAGCGGCCAGCTCAATGGACGCTCTGACCCAGGCCTACTCAGGGATGCAGCAGTACACAGCCTCCGCCCTGCCCTCCCTCTACAGCCAGTCTCTCCTGCAGCAGAGCATCGCAGGCAGCCAGAAGGAAG TAGGGCCAGAGGGCGCCAACCTGTTCATCTACCACCTGCCCCAGGAGTTTGGGGACCAGGATCTTCTGCAGATGTTCATGCCTTTTGGAAATGTGGTCTCTGCCAAAGTCTTCATTGACAAACAGACCAATCTGAGCAAGTGCTTTG GGTTCGTCAGCTATGACAATCCTGTGTCTGCACAGGCCGCCATCCAGGCCATGAATGGTTTCCAGATCGGAATGAAGAGGCTGAAGGTTCAGCTGAAGAGGTCCAAGAACGACAGCAAGCCCTACTGA
- the LOC125014413 gene encoding CUGBP Elav-like family member 2 isoform X1 produces MLEHSSELALVQSLYANSMRCPPSATGISVRNEDLPMSNGSKMNGSLEHLDQPDPDSIKMFVGQIPRSWSETELKELFEPFGAVHQINILRDRTQNPPQSKGCCFVTFYTRKAALEAQNALHNIKTLSGMHHPIQMKPADSEKTSAVEDRKLFIGMVSKKYGENEVRMMFSSFGQIEECRILRGPDGQSRGCAFVTFATRAMAQNAIKTMHHSQTMEGCSSPLVVKFADTQRDKEQRRLQQQLVQQIQQLNSASTWGNLAGLGSLTPQYLALLQQATSTSNQGSFNGIQRLGAGVNPLQLQNLATLAAAAAAAQSSGSPTSTNALSANSGALGALASPGSTAASSAGAAMNTLASLGTLQGLTGTSVGLNNLNALTSSVGMGAMNGGLGASMANGSAASSMDALTQAYSGMQQYTASALPSLYSQSLLQQSIAGSQKEVGPEGANLFIYHLPQEFGDQDLLQMFMPFGNVVSAKVFIDKQTNLSKCFGFVSYDNPVSAQAAIQAMNGFQIGMKRLKVQLKRSKNDSKPY; encoded by the exons caacggCAGCAAGATGAACGGGTCGCTGGAACACTTGGACCAGCCAGACCCAGACTCCATCAAGATGTTTGTGGGACAGATTCCACGTTCCTGGTCAGAAACAGAACTAAAAGAGCTTTTTGAGCCCTTCGGAGCTGTGCACCAGATCAACATCCTCCGTGATCGTACTCAGAATCCCCCTCAGAGCAAAG GATGctgttttgtaactttttatACAAGAAAAGCTGCACTGGAGGCCCAGAATGCACTGCACAACATAAAGACCTTAAGTGGG ATGCATCATCCTATCCAGATGAAACCCGCTGACAGCGAGAAAACCAGTG CGGTAGAAGACAGAAAACTCTTTATCGGAATGGTTTCGAAGAAATACGGCGAGAATGAGGTCAGGATGATGTTCTCGTCTTTCGGTCAGATCGAAGAGTGCCGAATCCTCCGGGGACCAGACGGTCAGAGCAGAG GCTGTGCGTTTGTCACATTTGCTACCAGGGCAATGGCACAGAATGCAATCAAAACCATGCATCACTCTCAAACTATGGAG GGCTGTTCCTCACCTTTGGTGGTGAAGTTTgccgacacacagagagataaGGAGCAGCGGCGCCTGCAGCAACAACTAGTGCAGCAAATTCAGCAGCTCAACAGCGCCTCCACTTGGGGGAACCTTGCTGGGCTGGGGAGCCTTACACCGCAGTACCTGGCT TTGCTGCAGCAGGCCACGTCTACCAGTAACCAAGGCAGTTTCAACGGCATTCAGAGGCTAGGAG CGGGAGTGAATCCACTTCAGCTGCAGAACTTGGCTACGTTGGCCGCCGCCGCGGCTGCAGCCCAGAGTTCTGGCAGCCCGACTTCCACCAACGCCCTGTCTGCAAACAGTGGAGCCCTGGGAGCTCTGGCCAGTCCAG GGTCGACAGCAGCGTCCAGCGCCGGTGCCGCCATGAACACCTTGGCGTCTCTGGGCACCCTCCAGGGTCTCACTGGGACTTCTGTGGGCCTCAACAATCTCAACGCTCTCACCAGCAGCGTCG GTATGGGGGCCATGAACGGTGGCCTGGGAGCCTCCATGGCCAACGGGTCAGCGGCCAGCTCAATGGACGCTCTGACCCAGGCCTACTCAGGGATGCAGCAGTACACAGCCTCCGCCCTGCCCTCCCTCTACAGCCAGTCTCTCCTGCAGCAGAGCATCGCAGGCAGCCAGAAGGAAG TAGGGCCAGAGGGCGCCAACCTGTTCATCTACCACCTGCCCCAGGAGTTTGGGGACCAGGATCTTCTGCAGATGTTCATGCCTTTTGGAAATGTGGTCTCTGCCAAAGTCTTCATTGACAAACAGACCAATCTGAGCAAGTGCTTTG GGTTCGTCAGCTATGACAATCCTGTGTCTGCACAGGCCGCCATCCAGGCCATGAATGGTTTCCAGATCGGAATGAAGAGGCTGAAGGTTCAGCTGAAGAGGTCCAAGAACGACAGCAAGCCCTACTGA
- the LOC125014413 gene encoding CUGBP Elav-like family member 2 isoform X2, which yields MLEHSSELALVQSLYANSMRCPPSATGISVRNEDLPMSNGSKMNGSLEHLDQPDPDSIKMFVGQIPRSWSETELKELFEPFGAVHQINILRDRTQNPPQSKGCCFVTFYTRKAALEAQNALHNIKTLSGMHHPIQMKPADSEKTSAVEDRKLFIGMVSKKYGENEVRMMFSSFGQIEECRILRGPDGQSRGCAFVTFATRAMAQNAIKTMHHSQTMEGCSSPLVVKFADTQRDKEQRRLQQQLVQQIQQLNSASTWGNLAGLGSLTPQYLALLQQATSTSNQGSFNGIQRLGAGVNPLQLQNLATLAAAAAAAQSSGSPTSTNALSANSGALGALASPGSTAASSAGAAMNTLASLGTLQGLTGTSVGLNNLNALTSSVGMGAMNGGLGASMANGSAASSMDALTQAYSGMQQYTASALPSLYSQSLLQQSIAGSQKEGPEGANLFIYHLPQEFGDQDLLQMFMPFGNVVSAKVFIDKQTNLSKCFGFVSYDNPVSAQAAIQAMNGFQIGMKRLKVQLKRSKNDSKPY from the exons caacggCAGCAAGATGAACGGGTCGCTGGAACACTTGGACCAGCCAGACCCAGACTCCATCAAGATGTTTGTGGGACAGATTCCACGTTCCTGGTCAGAAACAGAACTAAAAGAGCTTTTTGAGCCCTTCGGAGCTGTGCACCAGATCAACATCCTCCGTGATCGTACTCAGAATCCCCCTCAGAGCAAAG GATGctgttttgtaactttttatACAAGAAAAGCTGCACTGGAGGCCCAGAATGCACTGCACAACATAAAGACCTTAAGTGGG ATGCATCATCCTATCCAGATGAAACCCGCTGACAGCGAGAAAACCAGTG CGGTAGAAGACAGAAAACTCTTTATCGGAATGGTTTCGAAGAAATACGGCGAGAATGAGGTCAGGATGATGTTCTCGTCTTTCGGTCAGATCGAAGAGTGCCGAATCCTCCGGGGACCAGACGGTCAGAGCAGAG GCTGTGCGTTTGTCACATTTGCTACCAGGGCAATGGCACAGAATGCAATCAAAACCATGCATCACTCTCAAACTATGGAG GGCTGTTCCTCACCTTTGGTGGTGAAGTTTgccgacacacagagagataaGGAGCAGCGGCGCCTGCAGCAACAACTAGTGCAGCAAATTCAGCAGCTCAACAGCGCCTCCACTTGGGGGAACCTTGCTGGGCTGGGGAGCCTTACACCGCAGTACCTGGCT TTGCTGCAGCAGGCCACGTCTACCAGTAACCAAGGCAGTTTCAACGGCATTCAGAGGCTAGGAG CGGGAGTGAATCCACTTCAGCTGCAGAACTTGGCTACGTTGGCCGCCGCCGCGGCTGCAGCCCAGAGTTCTGGCAGCCCGACTTCCACCAACGCCCTGTCTGCAAACAGTGGAGCCCTGGGAGCTCTGGCCAGTCCAG GGTCGACAGCAGCGTCCAGCGCCGGTGCCGCCATGAACACCTTGGCGTCTCTGGGCACCCTCCAGGGTCTCACTGGGACTTCTGTGGGCCTCAACAATCTCAACGCTCTCACCAGCAGCGTCG GTATGGGGGCCATGAACGGTGGCCTGGGAGCCTCCATGGCCAACGGGTCAGCGGCCAGCTCAATGGACGCTCTGACCCAGGCCTACTCAGGGATGCAGCAGTACACAGCCTCCGCCCTGCCCTCCCTCTACAGCCAGTCTCTCCTGCAGCAGAGCATCGCAGGCAGCCAGAAGGAAG GGCCAGAGGGCGCCAACCTGTTCATCTACCACCTGCCCCAGGAGTTTGGGGACCAGGATCTTCTGCAGATGTTCATGCCTTTTGGAAATGTGGTCTCTGCCAAAGTCTTCATTGACAAACAGACCAATCTGAGCAAGTGCTTTG GGTTCGTCAGCTATGACAATCCTGTGTCTGCACAGGCCGCCATCCAGGCCATGAATGGTTTCCAGATCGGAATGAAGAGGCTGAAGGTTCAGCTGAAGAGGTCCAAGAACGACAGCAAGCCCTACTGA
- the LOC125014413 gene encoding CUGBP Elav-like family member 2 isoform X4, which produces MTSAYNLDFLPLTESRLMTSSDTINGSKMNGSLEHLDQPDPDSIKMFVGQIPRSWSETELKELFEPFGAVHQINILRDRTQNPPQSKGCCFVTFYTRKAALEAQNALHNIKTLSGMHHPIQMKPADSEKTSAVEDRKLFIGMVSKKYGENEVRMMFSSFGQIEECRILRGPDGQSRGCAFVTFATRAMAQNAIKTMHHSQTMEGCSSPLVVKFADTQRDKEQRRLQQQLVQQIQQLNSASTWGNLAGLGSLTPQYLALLQQATSTSNQGSFNGIQRLGAGVNPLQLQNLATLAAAAAAAQSSGSPTSTNALSANSGALGALASPGSTAASSAGAAMNTLASLGTLQGLTGTSVGLNNLNALTSSVGMGAMNGGLGASMANGSAASSMDALTQAYSGMQQYTASALPSLYSQSLLQQSIAGSQKEVGPEGANLFIYHLPQEFGDQDLLQMFMPFGNVVSAKVFIDKQTNLSKCFGFVSYDNPVSAQAAIQAMNGFQIGMKRLKVQLKRSKNDSKPY; this is translated from the exons caacggCAGCAAGATGAACGGGTCGCTGGAACACTTGGACCAGCCAGACCCAGACTCCATCAAGATGTTTGTGGGACAGATTCCACGTTCCTGGTCAGAAACAGAACTAAAAGAGCTTTTTGAGCCCTTCGGAGCTGTGCACCAGATCAACATCCTCCGTGATCGTACTCAGAATCCCCCTCAGAGCAAAG GATGctgttttgtaactttttatACAAGAAAAGCTGCACTGGAGGCCCAGAATGCACTGCACAACATAAAGACCTTAAGTGGG ATGCATCATCCTATCCAGATGAAACCCGCTGACAGCGAGAAAACCAGTG CGGTAGAAGACAGAAAACTCTTTATCGGAATGGTTTCGAAGAAATACGGCGAGAATGAGGTCAGGATGATGTTCTCGTCTTTCGGTCAGATCGAAGAGTGCCGAATCCTCCGGGGACCAGACGGTCAGAGCAGAG GCTGTGCGTTTGTCACATTTGCTACCAGGGCAATGGCACAGAATGCAATCAAAACCATGCATCACTCTCAAACTATGGAG GGCTGTTCCTCACCTTTGGTGGTGAAGTTTgccgacacacagagagataaGGAGCAGCGGCGCCTGCAGCAACAACTAGTGCAGCAAATTCAGCAGCTCAACAGCGCCTCCACTTGGGGGAACCTTGCTGGGCTGGGGAGCCTTACACCGCAGTACCTGGCT TTGCTGCAGCAGGCCACGTCTACCAGTAACCAAGGCAGTTTCAACGGCATTCAGAGGCTAGGAG CGGGAGTGAATCCACTTCAGCTGCAGAACTTGGCTACGTTGGCCGCCGCCGCGGCTGCAGCCCAGAGTTCTGGCAGCCCGACTTCCACCAACGCCCTGTCTGCAAACAGTGGAGCCCTGGGAGCTCTGGCCAGTCCAG GGTCGACAGCAGCGTCCAGCGCCGGTGCCGCCATGAACACCTTGGCGTCTCTGGGCACCCTCCAGGGTCTCACTGGGACTTCTGTGGGCCTCAACAATCTCAACGCTCTCACCAGCAGCGTCG GTATGGGGGCCATGAACGGTGGCCTGGGAGCCTCCATGGCCAACGGGTCAGCGGCCAGCTCAATGGACGCTCTGACCCAGGCCTACTCAGGGATGCAGCAGTACACAGCCTCCGCCCTGCCCTCCCTCTACAGCCAGTCTCTCCTGCAGCAGAGCATCGCAGGCAGCCAGAAGGAAG TAGGGCCAGAGGGCGCCAACCTGTTCATCTACCACCTGCCCCAGGAGTTTGGGGACCAGGATCTTCTGCAGATGTTCATGCCTTTTGGAAATGTGGTCTCTGCCAAAGTCTTCATTGACAAACAGACCAATCTGAGCAAGTGCTTTG GGTTCGTCAGCTATGACAATCCTGTGTCTGCACAGGCCGCCATCCAGGCCATGAATGGTTTCCAGATCGGAATGAAGAGGCTGAAGGTTCAGCTGAAGAGGTCCAAGAACGACAGCAAGCCCTACTGA
- the LOC125014413 gene encoding CUGBP Elav-like family member 2 isoform X5, which produces MTSAYNLDFLPLTESRLMTSSDTINGSKMNGSLEHLDQPDPDSIKMFVGQIPRSWSETELKELFEPFGAVHQINILRDRTQNPPQSKGCCFVTFYTRKAALEAQNALHNIKTLSGMHHPIQMKPADSEKTSAVEDRKLFIGMVSKKYGENEVRMMFSSFGQIEECRILRGPDGQSRGCAFVTFATRAMAQNAIKTMHHSQTMEGCSSPLVVKFADTQRDKEQRRLQQQLVQQIQQLNSASTWGNLAGLGSLTPQYLALLQQATSTSNQGSFNGIQRLGAGVNPLQLQNLATLAAAAAAAQSSGSPTSTNALSANSGALGALASPGSTAASSAGAAMNTLASLGTLQGLTGTSVGLNNLNALTSSVGMGAMNGGLGASMANGSAASSMDALTQAYSGMQQYTASALPSLYSQSLLQQSIAGSQKEGPEGANLFIYHLPQEFGDQDLLQMFMPFGNVVSAKVFIDKQTNLSKCFGFVSYDNPVSAQAAIQAMNGFQIGMKRLKVQLKRSKNDSKPY; this is translated from the exons caacggCAGCAAGATGAACGGGTCGCTGGAACACTTGGACCAGCCAGACCCAGACTCCATCAAGATGTTTGTGGGACAGATTCCACGTTCCTGGTCAGAAACAGAACTAAAAGAGCTTTTTGAGCCCTTCGGAGCTGTGCACCAGATCAACATCCTCCGTGATCGTACTCAGAATCCCCCTCAGAGCAAAG GATGctgttttgtaactttttatACAAGAAAAGCTGCACTGGAGGCCCAGAATGCACTGCACAACATAAAGACCTTAAGTGGG ATGCATCATCCTATCCAGATGAAACCCGCTGACAGCGAGAAAACCAGTG CGGTAGAAGACAGAAAACTCTTTATCGGAATGGTTTCGAAGAAATACGGCGAGAATGAGGTCAGGATGATGTTCTCGTCTTTCGGTCAGATCGAAGAGTGCCGAATCCTCCGGGGACCAGACGGTCAGAGCAGAG GCTGTGCGTTTGTCACATTTGCTACCAGGGCAATGGCACAGAATGCAATCAAAACCATGCATCACTCTCAAACTATGGAG GGCTGTTCCTCACCTTTGGTGGTGAAGTTTgccgacacacagagagataaGGAGCAGCGGCGCCTGCAGCAACAACTAGTGCAGCAAATTCAGCAGCTCAACAGCGCCTCCACTTGGGGGAACCTTGCTGGGCTGGGGAGCCTTACACCGCAGTACCTGGCT TTGCTGCAGCAGGCCACGTCTACCAGTAACCAAGGCAGTTTCAACGGCATTCAGAGGCTAGGAG CGGGAGTGAATCCACTTCAGCTGCAGAACTTGGCTACGTTGGCCGCCGCCGCGGCTGCAGCCCAGAGTTCTGGCAGCCCGACTTCCACCAACGCCCTGTCTGCAAACAGTGGAGCCCTGGGAGCTCTGGCCAGTCCAG GGTCGACAGCAGCGTCCAGCGCCGGTGCCGCCATGAACACCTTGGCGTCTCTGGGCACCCTCCAGGGTCTCACTGGGACTTCTGTGGGCCTCAACAATCTCAACGCTCTCACCAGCAGCGTCG GTATGGGGGCCATGAACGGTGGCCTGGGAGCCTCCATGGCCAACGGGTCAGCGGCCAGCTCAATGGACGCTCTGACCCAGGCCTACTCAGGGATGCAGCAGTACACAGCCTCCGCCCTGCCCTCCCTCTACAGCCAGTCTCTCCTGCAGCAGAGCATCGCAGGCAGCCAGAAGGAAG GGCCAGAGGGCGCCAACCTGTTCATCTACCACCTGCCCCAGGAGTTTGGGGACCAGGATCTTCTGCAGATGTTCATGCCTTTTGGAAATGTGGTCTCTGCCAAAGTCTTCATTGACAAACAGACCAATCTGAGCAAGTGCTTTG GGTTCGTCAGCTATGACAATCCTGTGTCTGCACAGGCCGCCATCCAGGCCATGAATGGTTTCCAGATCGGAATGAAGAGGCTGAAGGTTCAGCTGAAGAGGTCCAAGAACGACAGCAAGCCCTACTGA
- the dhtkd1 gene encoding probable 2-oxoglutarate dehydrogenase E1 component DHKTD1, mitochondrial, with the protein MSAVLFLRKSLCRLPPGVAGQVVSSCYHTERGVYGYRPKQRAREQELQSEQVSALNQDHGLARLVEAYRAHGHKAAKINPLLPEKPVVDTVPEINILAGAVTGQLNTSGLRHFGKAQASVEEVQAYLQEAYCGHLSVETSQLSSLEEREWFADRFEELKRQSFSPEERKNLATVMLESQEFDHFLATKFATVKRYGGEGAESMMGFFYELFHQSAHSGVTDVVIGMPHRGRLNLLTGLLKFPPELMFRKMRGLSEFPDTSPSIGDVLSHLTSSVELDFGAGRPVHVTMLPNPSHLEAINPVAQGKARARQQLRKEGDYSPEENAQPGDQVICLQVHGDGSFTGQGIVPETLTLSNLPHYRVGGSIHLIVNNQVGYTTPSERGRSSLYCSDVGKMVNCAVIHVNGDDAEEVLRATRLAMEYQRRFRKDVILDLICYRQWGHNELDEPFFTNPAMYKIIRSRKSVPDSYSDQLISEGLMTDAERAEIKSKYYGTLNDKLSNMTLYSPPPTNLQGRWGDLVEPQARVTTWDTGVPVPLLQFVGAKSVDIPEQIQMHSHLGKTHVQARLQKLEEGTKLDWSTAEALAFGSLLSQGFNIRISGQDVGRGTFSQRHAMIVCQDTNDMYIPLNHISPEQTGFLEVCNSPLSEEAVLGFEYGMSIAQPKLLPIWEAQFGDFFNGAQIIFDTFISGGEAKWLLQCGMVILLPHGYDGAGPEHSSCRMERFLQMCDSKQEGVDGDTVNMAVVNPTTPAQYFHLLRRQMIRNFRKPLIVVGPKTLLRFSGAVSSLTELAPGTSFKPVLGDTSVSAQSVQRVVLCSGKHYYALLKQRETSAANQNTALVRVEELCPFPLEALQQELNKYPNAKEFIWSQEEPQNMGPWTFVAPRFEKQLACKLRLVSRPALPAPAVGIGTLHHQQQEAILTATFS; encoded by the exons ATGTCGGCCGTACTTTTCCTGAGGAAGTCGCTTTGCAGACTGCCGCCCGGTGTGGCCGGGCAGGTCGTGAGCAGCTGTTATCACACCGAGAGGGGCGTTTACGGATACCGACCCAAGCAGAGGGCCAGggagcaggagctgcagagcGAGCAGGTCTCTGCTCTAAACCAAG ATCATGGCCTGGCCCGTCTGGTGGAGGCTTACAGGGCACATGGACACAAGGCTGCTAAAATTAACCCCCTGCTACCTGAAAAGCCAGTGGTTGACACCGTCCCGGAGATAAACATCCTGGCTGGAGCCGTAACAGGACAACTCAACACCTCAG GTTTACGACACTTTGGGAAGGCGCAGGCTTcggtggaggaggtgcaggCCTACCTGCAGGAGGCCTACTGTGGCCACCTCTCAGTGGAGACCAGCCAGCTGAGCAGCCTGGAAGAGAGGGAGTGGTTCGCTGACCGCTTTGAGGAGCTCAAGAGACAGAGTTTCTCcccagaggagaggaagaaccTGGCCACGGTCATGCTGGAGTCCCAG GAATTTGACCACTTTCTGGCCACCAAGTTTGCTACTGTGAAGCGTTACGGGGGAGAAGGAGCAGAGAGCATGATGGGTTTTTTCTATGAGCTCTTCCACCAGTCGGCCCACAGCGGAGTCACAGACGTCGTTATCGGCATGCCCCACAGAGGACGACTCAACCTGCTGACAGGCCTGCTGAAGTTCCCACCAGAG CTTATGTTCCGTAAGATGCGCGGCCTCAGCGAGTTTCCCGACACCTCTCCCTCCATCGGCGACGTCCTCTCTCACCTCACCTCCTCGGTGGAGTTGGATTTCGGAGCCGGGCGCCCCGTTCACGTCACCATGCTGCCCAACCCGTCTCACCTGGAGGCCATTAACCCTGTGGCTCAGGGTAAAGCCAGAGCCAGGCAGCAGCTCAGGAAAGAAGGAGACTATTCCCCCGAAGAAAACGCCCAGCCGGGGGATCAGGTCATCTGCCTGCAG GTCCACGGTGATGGCTCGTTCACTGGCCAAGGGATTGTCCCCGAAACGTTGACCCTGTCAAACCTTCCTCACTACAGAGTTGGTGGGAGCATCCACCTCATTGTGAACAACCAAGTGGGCTACACCACTCcatcagagagagggagatcCTCTTTGTACTGCAGCGATGTCG GTAAGATGGTGAACTGCGCGGTGATCCACGTAAACGGAGACGACGCAGAGGAGGTGCTGCGAGCCACTCGGCTGGCTATGGAGTACCAGCGGCGTTTCAGGAAGGACGTCATCCTGGACCTGATCTGCTACCGTCAGTGGGGCCACAATGAGCTGGACGAGCCTTTCTTCACCAACCCGGCCATGTACAAGATCATCCG ATCCCGTAAGAGCGTGCCCGACTCCTACTCGGACCAGCTGATCTCAGAGGGCCTGATGACCGATGCCGAGCGCGCAGAGATCAAATCCAAATACTACGGCACGCTCAACGACAAGCTGTCTAACATGACCCTGTACAGCCCCCCACCCACTAACCTGCAGGGCCGCTGGGGGGATCTGGTCGAGCCCCAGGCCAGAGTCACCACCTGGGACACGGGCGTCCCTGTTCCCCTGCTGCAGTTTGTCGGGGCCAAGTCCGTGGACATCCCAGAGCAGATCCAGATGCACAGCCACCTCGGAAAGACCCACGTACAG GCTCGGTTGCAGAAGCTGGAAGAGGGAACCAAACTAGACTGGTCGACAGCAGAAGCCTTAGCATTCGGCTCTCTGCTCTCTCAAG GCTTCAATATTCGTATCAGCGGACAGGACGTTGGGCGAGGCACTTTCAGTCAGCGACACGCGATGATCGTGTGTCAAGACACCAACGACATGTACATCCCTCTGAACCACATCAGCCCTGAGCAGACGGGTTTCCTGGAG GTATGTAACAGCCCGCTGTCCGAGGAGGCGGTGCTAGGATTTGAGTACGGCATGAGCATCGCCCAACCGAAGCTTCTGCCCATCTGGGAGGCTCAGTTTGGAGACTTCTTCAACGGAGCACAGATCATCTTCGATACCTTCATCTCTGGAG GTGAGGCCAAGTGGCTGCTGCAGTGCGGGATGGTGATCCTGCTGCCTCACGGCTACGACGGAGCTGGACCAGAACACTCCTCCTGCCGCATGGAGCGCTTCCTCCAG ATGTGTGACAGCAAACAGGAGGGGGTGGACGGCGACACTGTGAACATGGCTGTGGTCAACCCCACCACTCCCGCTCAGTACTTCCACCTGCTGAGGAGACAGATGATCCGAAACTTCCGCAAACCTCTCATCGTGGTCGGACCCAAGACGCTGCTGAGATTTTCG GGAGCAGTGTCCAGTCTGACTGAACTGGCACCGGGAACATCCTTCAAGCCAGTGCTGGGTGACACTTCAGTCTCCGCACAAAG TGTCCAGAGGGTGGTGCTGTGTTCAGGGAAGCATTATTACGCCCTGctgaagcagagagagacatcAGCAGCCAACCAGAACACGGCGCTCGTCCGCGTGGAGGAGCTCTGTCCATTTCCTCTGGAGGCTCTGCAGCAGGAGCTCAACAAATACCCCAATGCCAAAG